The Nymphaea colorata isolate Beijing-Zhang1983 chromosome 7, ASM883128v2, whole genome shotgun sequence DNA window TACAAAAAGGCTCCCCTGTCCCCCATTATCTTCACCAGATTCCCCCCTTATCAACCAAGATACATATGAACCCCAATAGCCAACAGGAAGATGCACAGTATTGCAAAATACAGAATAGAGTGGACCAATATCGATATCCCGCTCGTCTGAAAGTTGCCAAACTCGATGCAGCGGCTCCTGCCAGGCATCTGAAATAGGAGTCCCGGGCTCAGCAACACGAAGAATATAACAGCAATAAGAATAGGTCCCCAG harbors:
- the LOC116257747 gene encoding uncharacterized protein LOC116257747 produces the protein MADWGPILIAVIFFVLLSPGLLFQMPGRSRCIEFGNFQTSGISILVHSILYFAILCIFLLAIGVHMYLG